From Actinomycetes bacterium, the proteins below share one genomic window:
- a CDS encoding HIT family protein — translation MTTLFTRLINGELPARFVWSDPQVVAFLTIAPLTPGHTLVVPRAEVDHWTVAESDLLAACVDVAQEIGRAVQQAWGAPRAGLVIAGFEVPHLHLHVFPAWSLADFDFRAVDPHPDPDDLDAHAEKLRAALRHLGHHEPIPDR, via the coding sequence ATGACGACCCTCTTCACCCGCCTGATCAACGGCGAGCTGCCGGCCCGCTTCGTCTGGTCCGACCCGCAGGTGGTGGCCTTCCTCACCATCGCGCCGCTGACCCCCGGCCACACCCTGGTGGTGCCGCGCGCGGAGGTGGACCATTGGACCGTCGCCGAGAGCGACCTGCTCGCCGCCTGCGTCGACGTCGCCCAGGAGATCGGCCGAGCGGTTCAGCAGGCGTGGGGGGCGCCGCGGGCCGGGCTGGTCATCGCCGGCTTCGAGGTGCCGCACCTGCACCTGCACGTGTTCCCCGCCTGGAGCCTGGCCGACTTCGACTTCCGGGCGGTGGACCCCCACCCAGACCCGGACGACCTGGACGCGCACGCGGAGAAGCTACGCGCGGCCTTGCGGCACCTGGGCCACCACGAGCCGATCCCGGACCGCTGA